A portion of the Perognathus longimembris pacificus isolate PPM17 chromosome 20, ASM2315922v1, whole genome shotgun sequence genome contains these proteins:
- the LOC125368135 gene encoding vomeronasal type-1 receptor 1-like, protein MTEEATGRFPCLTRALPAAQSTVASVLHSSKANLWALPSPVVTPAGKFLTARTWRPIDLILNQLVFANTLALLSKGVPHTMAAFGMKSFLDEPGCKVVICVYRVSRGVTLSTTCLLSSFQALKLQPGVSGCVQPRLRSAKGVALCCALCWLLHLLFNLAFGKWITVPKASKNLTVETMYRFCSIPAAGAETVLTLAMIFFITDAMFLSLMAWASGSMLLVLHRHRQRVQYIHSHTLGPRASCEMRATGSILVLVSLFLSFYSLSSLLSLYAYLQVGTPSPWLVSMSYLVSSGFSTLSPLVFIFNDAHFSWLCSPRYTGR, encoded by the exons ATGACGGAGGAGGCCACAGGGCGTTTCCCCTGTCTTACCAGAGCCCTGCCGGCAGCTCAGAGCACAGTGGCCTCAG TACTCCACAGCAGCAAAGCCAACCTCtgggccctgcccagccctgtgGTGACCCCAGCAGGGAAG TTTCTCACTGCACGGACATGGAGACCCATAGACCTGATTCTCAACCAGCTGGTCTTTGCCAACACCctggctcttctctccaaagGCGTTCCTCACACAATGGCAGCATTTGGGATGAAATCTTTTTTGGATGAGCCTGGGTGCAAGGTGGTCATCTGTGTGTACAGAGTGTCCAGAGGGGTCACACTCAGCACCACCTGCCTGCTcagcagcttccaggccctgaaacTCCAGCCCGGTGTGTCTGGCTGTGTGCAGCCCAGGCTGAGGTCTGCCAAGGGTGTCGCTCTCtgctgtgccctctgctggctTCTGCATCTCCTGTTCAATCTGGCTTTTGGAAAATGGATAACTGTTCCCAAAGCTAGCAAAAACCTGACTGTAGAGACCATGTACAGGTTCTGTTCCATCCCTGCTGCAGGGGCAGAAACAGTCCTAACTCTAGCTATGATATTCTTCATCACTGACGCTATGTTCCTGAGCCTCATGGCCTGGGCCAGCGGCTCCATGCTCCTGGTCCTGCACAGACACAGGCAGCGAGTGCAGTACATCCACAGCCACACGCTcggccccagggcctcctgtgagATGCGAGCCACTGGCAGCATCCTGGTCCTGGTGAGCCTGTTCCTCTCCTTCtactctctgtcctctctcttatCCCTGTATGCTTATCTCCAGGTGGGGACCCCGAGTCCCTGGCTGGTGAGCATGTCCTACTTGGTGTCCTCTGGCTTCTCCACCCTGAGCCCCTTGGTGTTCATCTTTAATGATGCCCATTTCTCATGGCTCTGCTCTCCCCGCTACACAGGAAGATAA